The following coding sequences lie in one Rutidosis leptorrhynchoides isolate AG116_Rl617_1_P2 chromosome 6, CSIRO_AGI_Rlap_v1, whole genome shotgun sequence genomic window:
- the LOC139853305 gene encoding serine/threonine/tyrosine-protein kinase HT1: MGISCFNPFRLKKKEKPIPYPSSSSKSPWKMEMENMERKRFDSLESWSMILDSENVETWEVAKEDQEEWTADLSQLFIGNKFASGAHSRIYRGIYKQRAVAVKMVRIPTHKDETRAMLEQQFKSEVALLSRLYHPNIVQFIAACKKPPVYCIITEYMSQGTLRMYLNKKEPYSLSTETVLRLALDISRGMEYLHSQGVVHRDLKSNNLLLNDEMRVKVADFGTSCLETQTQESKGNMGTYRWMAPEMVKEKPYTRKVDVYSFGIVLWELTTALLPFQGMTPVQAAFAVAEKNERPPLPASCQPALAHLIKRCWAAEPSKRPDFTEIVQALEKYDECVREGLPLTLHTGLISKNAILDRLKCCVSVNFNSILVQT, translated from the exons aTGGGTATTTCTTGTTTCAACCCTTTTAGATTGAAGAAAAAGGAGAAACCCATTCCATACCCATCTTCTTCATCAAAATCGCCATGGAAAATGGAGATGGAAAACATGGAGAGAAAAAGATTTGATAGTCTTGAATCATGGTCAATGATTTTGGATTCAGAAAATGTTGAAACATGGGAAGTTGCAAAAGAAGATCAAGAAGAATGGACTGCTGATCTTTCACAGCTTTTCATAGGGAACAAGTTTGCTTCTGGTGCTCATAGTAGAATTTATAGAGGAATTTATAAGCAAAGGGCTGTGGCTGTCAAGATGGTTAGGATCCCAACTCATAAAGATGAGACAAGAGCCATGCTTGAACAACAATTTAAATCAGAAGTTGCTTTGCTTTCTAGACTCTATCATCCCAACATAGTGCAG TTCATCGCAGCTTGTAAAAAGCCTCCAGTCTATTGCATCATAACTGAATACATGTCACAAGGAACACTGAGAATGTACTTAAACAAAAAAGAACCTTACTCGCTTTCAACCGAGACTGTTTTGAGGCTCGCTTTAGACATATCGCGTGGAATGGAATACCTTCATTCTCAAGGGGTGGTTCATAGGGACTTAAAGTCAAATAATTTGCTCCTTAATGATGAAATGAGAGTCAAGGTAGCTGATTTCGGGACGTCTTgtcttgaaactcaaacgcaggaaTCAAAAGGAAATATGGGAACGTATCGTTGGATGGCTCCTGAAATGGTGAAGGAGAAACCTTATACTCGTAAAGTGGACGTCTATAGTTTTGGTATCGTCTTATGGGAGCTTACTACCGCTTTGCTCCCCTTTCAAGGGATGACTCCTGTTCAAGCTGCATTTGCTGTAGCCGAAAAG AATGAACGGCCACCGCTGCCTGCAAGTTGCCAACCGGCCCTTGCACATCTGATCAAGCGATGTTGGGCAGCCGAACCATCAAAACGACCAGATTTCACTGAGATCGTACAAGCCTTGGAGAAGTATGACGAATGCGTTAGGGAAGGCCTCCCACTCACTCTTCACACGGGACTCATTAGTAAAAACGCGATACTTGATCGTTTGAAATGTTGTGTGTCTGTGAACTTTAATTCGATTCTTGTACAGACCTAA